One Cryptomeria japonica chromosome 9, Sugi_1.0, whole genome shotgun sequence genomic window carries:
- the LOC131031957 gene encoding uncharacterized protein LOC131031957, translated as MYVLLPCFGVGSSSGVTRVRNLTEGPVEVQIRVGSALGKAYRVEAGCAKTLKRSKIRDHYSRRGETAALFHGNGEPYVWIHSSKANWATAKKQYLTLDDLRTCNEVKICSDSGKGAFTVLKISRSKAY; from the coding sequence ATGTATGTTTTATTGCCATGCTTTGGAGTGGGGAGTAGCAGCGGAGTGACGAGGGTTCGAAACCTGACAGAAGGGCCTGTGGAAGTACAAATCCGAGTGGGTTCCGCGCTCGGGAAGGCTTACAGAGTGGAGGCTGGATGCGCTAAGACGCTGAAGCGCAGTAAGATACGCGACCACTATTCCCGGCGAGGAGAAACTGCCGCTCTTTTCCATGGAAATGGTGAACCTTATGTCTGGATTCACAGTTCCAAGGCTAACTGGGCCACTGCCAAGAAACAGTATCTCACTCTTGACGACCTCAGAACTTGCAATGAAGTTAAAATTTGTAGTGATTCTGGGAAAGGAGCTTTTACTGTGCTCAAAATATCCAGATCAAAAGCATATTAG